One window from the genome of Bufo bufo chromosome 4, aBufBuf1.1, whole genome shotgun sequence encodes:
- the ADGRF3 gene encoding adhesion G-protein coupled receptor F3, whose product MPNLLSLVEDSVLQSLSSFLALTSSGFEQDDLPLVLYVLGNITRNAQRSDLRLDVDTVKKVLAVSDQLIHSISSDPVFSLEKNLGPQLLMCLENLLSVMNTTDRSFSVSFRQLDLHCSVAPCDVLEDNGVLTVDSGTTVSLPRDDTNYPPRCLVNMLSMTFRPQNRSFSSQYNCPGEPGSSYSLASDIRTNVLRFNDRTYHVADINMTFTCKNKSCDQNPTCVFWDFILNKWSSKGCLTQVLDGVTSCLCHHLTSFSILMSGSLPKSFADSPALDCMTKTGLMVSTVSLLICVSIQVILLTRTHHGMAFHRHMTILHMSMFLLISHISFLVSSFIDPDAQKKLCDALTFCTHLSLLGFFAWTLVQGTCLVLRLVFVFHHVTMTEFTILSVVLGYLCPLAIAVGTFAAYYPHHYRRDDGCWLNNSSGASMAFIVPTIVIMSLNVLVLVMVIRKLLRPTISEVKNEDEEVVKKVAKAVLFCTPQFGLTWAIGIPLLTNYDGEWLHYLFDLLNPLQGVFILLFGCLLDNKVKLLVKKYFLKKSSNSNLITSVSSSG is encoded by the exons ATGCCG AACCTGTTAAGCCTTGTAGAGGACAGCGTCCTGCAGTCGCTCTCCAGTTTCCTCGCACTCACCTCCTCTGGGTTTGAGCAGGATGACCTGCCATTAGTCCTGTATGTTTTGGGTAACATCACAAGAAACGCTCAGCGGAGCGACCTGCGCCTAGACGTGGACACGGTAAAA AAAGTGCTTGCAGTCTCAGACCAGCTGATCCACTCCATCTCCTCAGATCCTGTATTCAGTCTGGAGAAGAACCTGGGTCCTCAGTTACTGATGTGTCTCGAGAACCTTCTATCGGTCATGAACACCACTGATCGTTCCTTTAGTGTATCCTTCAGGCAACTCGACCTGCACTGCTCCGTGGCCCCCTGTGATGTTCTGGAAGATAATGGGGTCCTCACTGTGGACTCGGGGACCACGGTGTCACTGCCCAGAGATGATACTAATTATCCTCCTAGATGTCTGGTGAACATGTTGTCTATGACGTTCAGACCCCAGAATAGAAGCTTCAGCAGCCAGTATAACTGTCCTGGAGAACCAGGCTCTTCTTACTCCTTGGCCAGCGACATACGTACAAACGTTTTGAGGTTTAACGATAGAACTTACCACGTGGCTGACATCAATATGACTTTCACATGTAAGAACAAGAGTTGTGACCAGAACCCAACATGTGTGTTCTGGGATTTCATTCTCAATAAGTGGTCATCAAAGGGTTGTCTAACACAAGTCCTCGATGGAGTCACCAGCTGCTTGTGTCACCATCTGACATCATTCTCAATCCTTATGTCAGGATCTCTACCCAAATCCTTTGCAGATTCACCAGCTCTGGATTGTATGACAAAGACTGGACTCATGGTCTCCACAGTGTCTCTTCTCATCTGTGTCTCCATCCAAGTCATCCTGCTGACACGCACCCATCACGGTATGGCCTTTCATAGGCACATGACCATCCTCCATATGTCCATGTTCCTCCTAATCAGCCATATCTCCTTCTTAGTTTCAAGCTTCATTGACCCTGATGCTCAGAAGAAGCTTTGTGATGCCCTCACCTTCTGCACCCACTTGTCCCTCTTGGGTTTCTTCGCTTGGACCTTGGTTCAAGGAACTTGTTTAGTTCTCAGATTAGTTTTTGTTTTCCATCACGTGACCATGACAGAATTTACGATTTTGTCAGTGGTGCTGGGATACCTGTGCCCTTTGGCTATAGCGGTGGGGACCTTCGCGGCTTACTACCCTCATCATTACAGGAGGGATGATGGATGCTGGTTGAATAACAGTTCTGGTGCCTCCATGGCCTTCATCGTCCCCACCATAGTCATCATGTCATTGAACGTTCTGGTTCTTGTTATGGTCATCCGTAAGCTCCTCCGACCAACGATCTCAGAGGTGAAGAATGAGGATGAAGAGGTGGTGAAGAAGGTGGCCAAGGCCGTCCTCTTCTGCACCCCACAGTTTGGGTTGACTTGGGCCATCGGGATCCCTCTGCTCACAAATTATGATGGTGAATGGCTGCACTACCTGTTTGATCTACTCAACCCTTTACAG GGCGTCTTTATCCTGCTCTTTGGGTGTCTACTGGACAATAAG GTCAAGCTTCTTGTGAAGAAATACTTCCTGAAGAAGTCCTCTAACAGCAACCTG ATAacgtctgtcagcagttctggctGA